The sequence TCTTTATGTCCGGTTATCCAGTCTTCAATTGTGTTATCAAGTATTTTGCATTGCTGCTCCATTGATTCATTAGTTATAGATAGAATAAGCTCTTTAAGTCGTTTCGATAAGAATTTTTTTTCTTTTTCGCCACCAATCTGGTCTTTATAGCCATCACTCATTAAATAGAGCGTGTCACCTTTATGAAGTTTTGTAATATGATTTGTAAAGGGCTGCATATTTTGATGGATACCGATTGGCATTTTATCGCCCTTTATTTCATCCAAATTTGTCTGGTTTTTCCGAATAATATACAATGGATTATTTGCGCCGGCATACTGCAACTCTAACGTATCTGTATTTAATGCACAAAGTGCAATATCCATACCGTCCTGTTGTTCGCCTAAAATTCCTTTTTGCTTCAAAGATTCAATCACATGAACACGCAAATAATTTAATACATGGTTTGCCTGAGTTACTTCATCTTTACTTATAATTTCATTTAAAAAAGATATTCCTAACATACTCATGAAGGCACCCGGCACTCCATGTCCTGTGCAATCGGCAACTATAAAAATGAGCCACTGTTTTATTTTTGCCGCCCAGTAAAAATCGCCGCTGACAATATCCCTCGGTTTGAAAAGAATAAAATGTTCACCCAGAATTTCTCTTAAATAGTCTGAATCGGGCAGCACTG is a genomic window of Bacteroidia bacterium containing:
- a CDS encoding SpoIIE family protein phosphatase, yielding MYNKLNKYSKAIEYAYKGLKIAKEIGALDDEKESYQYLSYSYDSLGNYKKAFEYHKLYSTTKDSLFNAEKNKQITEMETRYQTEKKQQEIEKQNLLLEKKDVEIKKQAIQRNSFIIGAGLLLVLAFVIYGRYRQKKKANELITYKNQELEQANEEICVQRDEIETQRDIVIKQKEHIEEINVQITDSIHYAKYIQGAVLPDSDYLREILGEHFILFKPRDIVSGDFYWAAKIKQWLIFIVADCTGHGVPGAFMSMLGISFLNEIISKDEVTQANHVLNYLRVHVIESLKQKGILGEQQDGMDIALCALNTDTLELQYAGANNPLYIIRKNQTNLDEIKGDKMPIGIHQNMQPFTNHITKLHKGDTLYLMSDGYKDQIGGEKEKKFLSKRLKELILSITNESMEQQCKILDNTIEDWITGHKEKYEQTDDITVLGIKI